One window of the Streptomyces asoensis genome contains the following:
- the rpsD gene encoding 30S ribosomal protein S4 produces the protein MANQPRPKVKKSRALGIALTPKAVKYFEARPYPPGEHGRGRKQNSDYKVRLLEKQRLRAQYDVSERQLVRAYERASKVQGKTGEALIIELERRLDALVLRSGIARTIYQARQMVVHGHIEVNGQKVDKPSFRVKPDDVVMVRERSREKTLFSISREGGFAPDGETPRYLQVNLRALAFRLDREPNRKEIPVICDEQLVVEYYAR, from the coding sequence GTGGCGAACCAGCCCCGTCCCAAGGTCAAGAAGTCGCGTGCCCTCGGCATCGCGCTGACCCCGAAGGCCGTCAAGTACTTCGAGGCCCGCCCCTACCCGCCGGGTGAGCACGGCCGCGGCCGCAAGCAGAACTCGGACTACAAGGTCCGTCTGCTCGAGAAGCAGCGTCTGCGCGCGCAGTACGACGTGTCCGAGCGCCAGCTCGTCCGCGCCTACGAGCGTGCCTCCAAGGTCCAGGGCAAGACCGGTGAGGCCCTGATCATCGAGCTCGAGCGCCGTCTCGACGCGCTGGTCCTGCGTTCGGGCATCGCCCGCACGATCTACCAGGCCCGCCAGATGGTCGTCCACGGCCACATCGAGGTCAACGGCCAGAAGGTCGACAAGCCGTCCTTCCGCGTCAAGCCGGACGACGTCGTCATGGTGCGCGAGCGCAGCCGTGAGAAGACGCTGTTCTCGATCTCCCGCGAGGGCGGCTTCGCCCCCGACGGCGAGACCCCGCGCTACCTCCAGGTGAACCTCCGCGCCCTGGCCTTCCGCCTGGACCGTGAGCCGAACCGCAAGGAGATCCCCGTGATCTGCGACGAGCAGCTCGTCGTCGAGTACTACGCCCGCTGA
- a CDS encoding MBL fold metallo-hydrolase, with the protein MLIAGFPAGAWGTNCYLVAPAAGEECVIIDPGHQAAPGVEEAIRKHRLKPVAVVLTHGHIDHVASVVPVCGAHDVPAWIHPEDRYMMSDPEKALGRSIGMPLMGELTVGEPDDVRELTDGVGLDLAGMEFSVAHAPGHTRGSVTFRMPETADVPSVFFSGDLLFAGSIGRTDLPGGDMAEMLDSLARVCLPLEDSTVVLSGHGPQTTIGQERATNPYLRQVAAGGQGAGSHTPPRRGM; encoded by the coding sequence GTGCTCATTGCCGGGTTCCCCGCCGGGGCCTGGGGGACGAACTGTTATCTCGTCGCCCCCGCCGCCGGTGAGGAGTGCGTGATCATCGACCCGGGCCACCAGGCGGCCCCAGGAGTCGAGGAAGCGATCAGGAAGCATCGGCTCAAGCCCGTCGCCGTCGTCCTCACCCACGGCCACATCGACCACGTGGCCTCGGTCGTCCCGGTGTGCGGAGCACACGACGTACCTGCCTGGATCCACCCCGAGGACCGCTACATGATGAGCGACCCGGAGAAGGCGCTCGGCCGGTCCATCGGGATGCCGCTGATGGGCGAGCTGACCGTGGGAGAGCCGGACGACGTCCGTGAACTGACCGACGGCGTCGGGCTGGACCTGGCGGGTATGGAGTTCTCCGTCGCCCATGCGCCGGGCCATACCAGGGGGTCGGTGACCTTCCGGATGCCCGAGACGGCCGACGTCCCGTCGGTCTTCTTCTCCGGGGATCTGCTGTTCGCCGGCTCCATCGGACGCACCGACCTGCCCGGCGGTGACATGGCCGAGATGCTCGACTCGCTGGCCCGCGTGTGCCTGCCGCTCGAGGACTCGACCGTGGTGCTGTCCGGCCACGGCCCCCAGACGACCATCGGCCAGGAGCGCGCCACCAACCCGTATCTGCGGCAGGTGGCGGCCGGCGGCCAGGGAGCGGGTTCGCACACCCCTCCCCGACGAGGAATGTGA
- a CDS encoding replication-associated recombination protein A, translating into MEPDLFTAAAEDRQEKDPAGSPLAVRMRPRILDEVVGQQHLLKPGSPLRRLVGEGATGPAGPSSVILWGPPGTGKTTLAYVVSKATNKRFVELSAITAGVKEVRAVIDGARRAIGGYGKETVLFLDEIHRFSKAQQDSLLPAVENRWVTLIAATTENPYFSVISPLLSRSLLLTLEPLTDGDLRDLVRRALTDDRGLKGALTLPEDTEAHLLRIAGGDARRALTALEAAAGAALDQDETDISLQTLEQTVDRAAVKYDRDGDQHYDVASALIKSIRGSDVDAALHYLARMIEAGEDPRFIARRLMISASEDIGLADPGALPLAVAAAQAVAMIGFPEAALTLSHTTIALALAPKSNAATTAIGAALEDVRKGLAGPVPPHLRDGHYKGAAKLGHAQGYVYPHDLPEGIAAQQYAPDAIKDREYYEPTRHGAEARYADAVEWTRQHLGRDGS; encoded by the coding sequence GTGGAGCCCGACCTGTTCACCGCCGCAGCAGAAGACCGCCAGGAGAAGGACCCCGCCGGGAGCCCCCTGGCGGTCCGGATGCGCCCGCGCATCCTCGACGAGGTGGTGGGCCAGCAGCACCTGCTGAAGCCGGGCTCACCCCTGCGCCGCCTGGTCGGCGAGGGCGCCACGGGCCCGGCCGGGCCCTCCTCGGTGATCCTCTGGGGGCCGCCCGGCACCGGGAAGACGACCCTGGCGTACGTCGTCTCGAAGGCCACCAACAAGCGGTTCGTCGAACTGTCGGCCATCACCGCGGGCGTCAAGGAGGTCCGCGCGGTCATCGACGGCGCCCGCCGCGCCATCGGCGGCTACGGCAAGGAGACCGTCCTCTTCCTCGACGAGATCCACCGCTTCAGCAAGGCCCAGCAGGACTCCCTCCTGCCGGCCGTCGAGAACCGCTGGGTGACGCTGATCGCGGCGACCACCGAGAACCCGTACTTCTCGGTGATCTCGCCCCTGCTCTCCCGTTCCCTCCTGCTGACCCTCGAGCCCCTGACGGACGGCGACCTCCGCGACCTCGTCAGGCGCGCCCTGACCGACGATCGCGGCCTCAAGGGCGCTCTCACCCTCCCCGAGGACACCGAGGCTCATCTGCTGCGCATCGCCGGCGGCGACGCCCGGCGCGCCCTCACCGCCCTGGAGGCCGCCGCCGGGGCCGCCCTGGACCAGGACGAGACCGACATCAGCCTCCAGACCCTGGAGCAGACCGTCGACCGCGCGGCGGTGAAGTACGACCGTGACGGCGACCAGCACTACGACGTCGCCAGCGCCCTCATCAAGTCCATCCGGGGTTCGGACGTCGACGCGGCCCTGCACTACCTGGCCCGCATGATCGAGGCCGGCGAGGACCCCCGCTTCATCGCCCGCCGCCTGATGATCTCCGCCAGCGAGGACATCGGCCTCGCCGACCCGGGCGCGCTGCCCCTCGCGGTCGCCGCCGCCCAGGCCGTCGCCATGATCGGCTTCCCCGAGGCCGCCCTCACGCTCAGCCACACCACCATCGCCCTCGCCCTGGCACCCAAGTCCAACGCCGCGACGACCGCGATCGGCGCCGCCCTGGAGGACGTACGCAAGGGACTGGCCGGCCCGGTGCCGCCGCATCTGCGCGACGGGCACTACAAGGGCGCCGCCAAGCTGGGGCACGCGCAGGGGTACGTGTATCCGCACGACCTGCCCGAGGGCATCGCCGCCCAGCAGTACGCCCCGGACGCCATCAAGGACCGTGAGTACTACGAGCCCACCCGGCACGGCGCCGAGGCCCGCTATGCGGACGCGGTCGAGTGGACCCGGCAGCACCTCGGTCGCGACGGGTCCTGA
- a CDS encoding DUF948 domain-containing protein → MSGGEVAGILVAVFWAILVSFLAVALARLAQTLRATTKLVADVTEQAVPLLADASAAVRSAQTQIDRVDAIATDVQEVTSNASALSTTVASTFGGPLVKVAAFGYGVRRALGGRKDDVPAREPRRTVIVGRTVSRREKRKPRGKRD, encoded by the coding sequence GTGTCCGGTGGAGAGGTGGCCGGCATCCTGGTGGCCGTGTTCTGGGCGATCCTGGTCTCCTTCCTCGCCGTCGCGCTGGCGAGGCTGGCCCAGACGCTCAGGGCGACCACCAAACTCGTCGCCGACGTGACCGAGCAGGCCGTCCCGCTGCTGGCCGACGCCTCCGCGGCGGTGCGTTCCGCGCAGACCCAGATCGACCGGGTCGACGCGATCGCCACCGACGTCCAGGAAGTCACTTCGAACGCCTCGGCGCTGTCCACCACGGTCGCCTCCACTTTCGGTGGCCCCCTGGTGAAGGTCGCCGCCTTCGGCTACGGCGTTCGCCGGGCCCTCGGCGGCCGCAAGGACGACGTGCCCGCCAGGGAGCCCCGGCGGACCGTGATCGTGGGCCGAACGGTCTCCCGGCGGGAGAAGCGCAAGCCCCGTGGAAAGAGGGACTGA
- the hisS gene encoding histidine--tRNA ligase, whose amino-acid sequence MSTFQAPKGTYDLIPPRSAKFLAVREAIAAPLRNSGYGYVETPGFEDVNLFARGVGESTDIVSKEMYAFETKGGDQLALRPEGTASVLRAALEANLHKQGNLPVKLWYSGSYYRYEKPQAGRYRHFSQVGAEAIGAEDPALDAELIILADQAYRSLGLRNFRILLNSLGDKECRPVYREALQAFLRGLDLDEDTLRRAEINPLRVLDDKREAVQKQLGGAPLLRDYLCDACKAYHEEVRELITAAGVVFEDDPKLVRGLDYYTRTTFEFVHDGLGSQSAVGGGGRYDGLSEMIGGPALPSVGWALGVDRTVLALEAEGVELELPAATSVFAVPLGEEARRVLFAKVTELRKLGVAADFSYGSRGLKGAMKSANRSGARYTIVAGERDLAEGVVQLKDMESGEQTAIGVNEIVAELESKLG is encoded by the coding sequence GTGAGTACCTTTCAGGCCCCCAAGGGCACGTACGACCTGATTCCGCCGCGTTCCGCGAAGTTCCTCGCGGTACGCGAGGCGATCGCCGCCCCGCTGCGCAACTCCGGCTACGGCTATGTCGAGACGCCCGGCTTCGAGGACGTCAACCTGTTCGCGCGCGGTGTGGGCGAGTCCACCGACATCGTCAGCAAGGAGATGTACGCCTTCGAGACCAAGGGAGGCGACCAGCTGGCCCTGCGCCCGGAGGGCACGGCGTCCGTGCTGCGCGCCGCCCTGGAGGCGAACCTGCACAAGCAGGGCAACCTGCCGGTCAAGCTCTGGTACTCGGGCTCGTACTACCGGTACGAGAAGCCGCAGGCGGGCCGGTACCGGCACTTCTCCCAGGTCGGTGCCGAGGCGATCGGCGCGGAGGACCCGGCGCTGGACGCCGAGCTGATCATCCTGGCCGACCAGGCGTACCGGTCGCTGGGGCTGCGCAACTTCCGCATCCTCCTCAACAGCCTCGGCGACAAGGAGTGCCGCCCGGTGTACCGGGAGGCACTCCAGGCCTTCCTGCGGGGCCTTGACCTCGACGAGGACACGCTGCGCCGCGCGGAGATCAACCCGCTGAGGGTCCTGGACGACAAGCGCGAGGCGGTCCAGAAGCAGCTCGGGGGCGCGCCACTGCTGCGCGACTACCTCTGCGACGCGTGCAAGGCGTACCACGAGGAGGTCCGTGAGCTGATCACGGCGGCGGGCGTGGTCTTCGAGGACGACCCGAAGCTGGTCCGCGGCCTCGACTACTACACCCGCACGACCTTCGAGTTCGTCCACGACGGACTGGGCTCCCAGTCCGCGGTGGGCGGGGGCGGCCGCTACGACGGTCTCTCCGAGATGATCGGCGGCCCCGCGCTGCCGTCGGTGGGCTGGGCGCTGGGCGTCGACCGTACGGTGCTGGCGCTGGAGGCGGAGGGCGTGGAGCTGGAGCTGCCCGCCGCGACCTCCGTGTTCGCCGTCCCGCTCGGCGAGGAGGCCCGCCGGGTCCTCTTCGCGAAGGTCACCGAACTGCGCAAGCTCGGTGTCGCGGCGGACTTCTCCTACGGCTCCAGGGGGCTCAAGGGCGCCATGAAGAGCGCCAACCGCAGCGGGGCCCGCTACACGATCGTCGCCGGCGAACGCGACCTCGCCGAGGGCGTCGTCCAGCTCAAGGACATGGAGTCCGGCGAGCAGACGGCGATCGGCGTCAACGAGATCGTGGCGGAACTGGAGTCGAAGCTGGGCTAG
- a CDS encoding vitamin K epoxide reductase family protein, with product MSKTTVKDVSTESEPGRVTATEPRTVGGSRAFAILLLITGAAGLLAAWVITLDKFKILEAKVAGETFTPSCSISPIISCGSVMESKQAAAFGFPNPMLGLVAYGIVICVGMSLLTRVAFPRWYWLTFNFGTLFGVAFCTWLQYQSLYKINALCLWCSLAWVATITMFWYVTSFNVRNDLLPAPGWLKRFLGEFTWVLPVTHVGIIGMLILTRWGADLWA from the coding sequence ATGAGCAAGACGACAGTCAAAGACGTCTCCACGGAGTCCGAGCCCGGGCGCGTCACCGCGACCGAGCCCCGGACCGTGGGCGGCAGCCGTGCGTTCGCGATCCTGCTGCTGATCACCGGTGCCGCCGGTCTGCTGGCCGCCTGGGTCATCACGCTCGACAAGTTCAAGATCCTCGAGGCCAAGGTCGCCGGCGAGACCTTCACGCCCAGTTGCAGCATCAGCCCGATCATCAGCTGCGGCAGCGTCATGGAGAGCAAGCAGGCCGCCGCCTTCGGCTTCCCCAACCCGATGCTCGGCCTCGTCGCCTACGGCATCGTGATCTGTGTCGGCATGAGCCTGCTGACCCGGGTCGCGTTCCCGCGCTGGTACTGGCTGACCTTCAACTTCGGCACCCTCTTCGGCGTCGCCTTCTGCACCTGGCTCCAGTACCAGTCCCTGTACAAGATCAACGCCCTGTGCCTGTGGTGCTCGCTGGCCTGGGTCGCGACGATCACCATGTTCTGGTACGTCACCTCGTTCAACGTGCGCAACGACCTCCTGCCCGCCCCGGGCTGGCTGAAGCGCTTCCTCGGCGAGTTCACCTGGGTCCTGCCGGTCACCCACGTCGGCATCATCGGCATGCTGATCCTGACCCGCTGGGGCGCGGACCTCTGGGCCTGA